One Nostocoides sp. HKS02 genomic window carries:
- a CDS encoding DUF4157 domain-containing protein, producing the protein MTFSIAQHEQHAHAEPLPAVAPRQERLPSGLREELAPRFGADFDDVGVAPTAVASALTLGGVDAVTTGDVIAFGETAYQPGSGWGRELIAHELAHVVQQRGGTGGPPLADRAAYEHQADAAAQAALAGQPVPVLSAAPVTGQARVRLQDVGRGEQSGFARVPELLDRLNAVSPGLLFTLRVDGRVQYLEYTRILPLELCSEFDRQMIAFIDDGADIPLRLTNRHGLLGSFNIDPVTGARTFVAEGGVFEDAWQSGYVDIDDLLASSDLGMQDVLVHFITERRATPNYAHRMGIPGGQPGGLDTRPGFDQEFQRAHAAGLRAELALLRDFFGDPGIRAIDLQARVFRSTRGDTIRVKITEGHTAATSGIQAVSFEVVLHDTHAVISAEDYLALLERERAAAAAAAAAAAAAAGAAAGPAGAGAVGAGVGAGVP; encoded by the coding sequence ATGACCTTCTCCATCGCCCAGCACGAGCAGCACGCCCACGCCGAACCACTCCCCGCCGTGGCGCCGCGCCAGGAGCGGCTGCCGAGCGGCCTGCGCGAGGAGCTCGCGCCACGGTTCGGCGCCGACTTCGACGACGTCGGGGTCGCGCCCACCGCCGTCGCCTCCGCGCTCACCCTGGGCGGTGTCGATGCCGTGACCACGGGCGACGTGATCGCCTTCGGGGAGACGGCCTACCAGCCCGGGTCCGGGTGGGGCCGCGAGCTCATCGCCCACGAGCTGGCCCACGTCGTCCAGCAGCGCGGCGGGACCGGCGGCCCACCGCTCGCCGACCGCGCGGCATACGAGCACCAGGCGGATGCCGCCGCGCAGGCTGCGCTCGCCGGCCAGCCGGTCCCCGTGCTGTCCGCCGCGCCGGTCACCGGCCAGGCGCGGGTCCGGCTGCAGGACGTGGGTCGCGGGGAGCAGTCGGGGTTCGCGCGGGTGCCCGAGCTCCTCGACCGGCTCAACGCCGTCTCCCCCGGCCTGCTGTTCACCCTGCGCGTGGACGGGCGGGTCCAGTACCTCGAGTACACCCGGATCCTGCCGCTGGAGCTGTGCAGCGAGTTCGACCGGCAGATGATCGCCTTCATCGACGACGGAGCCGACATCCCGCTGCGGCTGACCAACCGGCACGGGCTGCTCGGCTCGTTCAACATCGACCCCGTGACGGGCGCACGGACCTTCGTCGCCGAGGGCGGGGTGTTCGAGGACGCGTGGCAGTCCGGGTACGTCGACATCGACGACCTCCTCGCCAGCAGCGACCTTGGCATGCAGGACGTGCTCGTCCACTTCATCACCGAGCGCCGGGCCACGCCGAACTACGCCCACCGGATGGGCATCCCGGGCGGCCAGCCAGGCGGCCTCGACACCCGGCCCGGCTTCGACCAGGAGTTCCAACGGGCGCACGCCGCCGGCCTGCGCGCCGAGCTCGCCCTGCTGCGCGACTTCTTCGGCGATCCCGGGATCCGGGCCATCGACCTGCAGGCCCGCGTGTTCCGGAGCACCCGCGGGGACACCATCCGGGTCAAGATCACCGAGGGCCACACGGCTGCCACCTCGGGCATCCAGGCCGTCTCGTTCGAGGTCGTCCTGCACGACACCCACGCGGTCATCTCGGCCGAGGACTACCTGGCCCTGCTCGAGCGCGAGCGGGCCGCGGCAGCGGCAGCCGCTGCGGCCGCCGCCGCTGCCGCTGGTGCCGCAGCAGGCCCCGCCGGAGCCGGCGCCGTCGGAGCCGGCGTGGGCGCCGGCGTACCGTGA
- a CDS encoding M6 family metalloprotease domain-containing protein, producing MDDFDSPSWTADQLRGTCAIAPSPELKERWDKELAAAAKRKRADGAAELGLAREPRRLGFNDGVIIPPEAFPAGTPAATIRNAAADRAPLRGTVRVAVVLVDFSDKAMAATQAHFEQLFFSTGVLPHGSVREYYTEVTNGLVTLDGVVVGPYRMPQTLAWYANNGSGIGKNGTAFRTPQLALDAATASTADVNFAPYDNDGNGYVDAFIVVHAGQGAEVTGSLGDIWSHKSTLATAFNTDGTKIYGYLTIPEDAKIGVSAHELGHLLFGFPDLYDTDYSSEGIGNWCLMSGGSWNGGGDIPSHPSAWCKANQGWAGVTNVTANGPITVQAVETSHSLFRLWKNGGSGSEYFLLENRQKIGSDQALPGDGLLLWHIDEAQPGNTDETHYKVGLLQADGNRDLELNHNRGDAGDPFPGTAAKTSVTTSTTPNTKSYAGADTCVSVKSIPGSGATMTVDVTVTCKSVLKDGKEHFKDLKDLHKEHKEFAKDLHPDKHLLKDVHPDKNFLKEAIKDFKEVAKELKEGGFEGWPPDNWKRGGGGWRQGGGGGLAAAGGASVEDRLSALELAVFGAPTDPGSGSGSDQPAEMFIDSTLRPDLMGASGGQPYSPALEQRMAGGDAAAKREFDTQPG from the coding sequence GTGGACGACTTCGACTCACCGTCATGGACGGCTGACCAGCTGCGCGGCACCTGTGCGATCGCACCGAGCCCCGAGCTCAAGGAACGGTGGGACAAGGAGCTCGCGGCCGCCGCCAAGCGCAAGCGGGCCGACGGTGCCGCCGAGCTCGGCCTCGCTCGCGAACCACGCAGACTGGGGTTCAACGACGGTGTCATCATCCCGCCGGAGGCCTTCCCGGCCGGCACGCCCGCGGCGACGATCCGCAACGCCGCGGCCGACCGGGCGCCACTGCGGGGGACGGTCCGGGTGGCGGTGGTCCTGGTCGACTTCTCGGACAAGGCGATGGCAGCCACCCAAGCCCACTTCGAGCAGCTGTTCTTCTCGACGGGCGTCCTGCCCCACGGCAGCGTCCGCGAGTACTACACCGAGGTGACCAACGGCCTGGTCACCCTCGACGGGGTGGTCGTGGGGCCGTACCGGATGCCGCAGACCCTGGCCTGGTACGCCAACAACGGTTCGGGCATCGGCAAGAACGGCACGGCCTTCCGCACCCCGCAGCTGGCGCTGGATGCTGCGACGGCCTCGACGGCGGACGTGAACTTCGCGCCCTATGACAACGACGGCAACGGGTACGTCGACGCGTTCATCGTCGTGCACGCGGGCCAAGGTGCGGAGGTCACCGGCAGCCTCGGCGACATCTGGTCCCACAAGTCCACCCTCGCCACCGCATTCAACACGGACGGGACGAAGATCTACGGCTACCTCACCATTCCCGAGGACGCGAAGATCGGGGTGTCCGCCCACGAGCTCGGTCACCTGCTCTTCGGGTTCCCCGACCTGTACGACACCGACTACTCCTCGGAGGGCATCGGCAACTGGTGCCTGATGTCGGGCGGCAGCTGGAACGGCGGCGGCGACATCCCGTCCCACCCCAGTGCGTGGTGCAAGGCCAACCAGGGCTGGGCCGGAGTCACCAACGTCACGGCCAACGGACCCATCACCGTGCAGGCGGTCGAGACCAGCCACTCACTCTTCCGGCTCTGGAAGAACGGCGGCAGCGGGTCGGAGTACTTCCTCCTGGAGAACCGCCAGAAGATCGGCTCCGACCAGGCCCTGCCGGGCGACGGGCTGCTGCTCTGGCACATCGACGAGGCCCAGCCGGGCAACACCGACGAGACCCACTACAAGGTCGGCCTGCTCCAGGCGGACGGCAACCGAGACCTCGAGCTGAACCACAACCGTGGCGACGCCGGCGACCCGTTCCCGGGCACGGCGGCCAAGACGTCGGTCACGACTTCGACCACGCCGAACACCAAGTCGTATGCCGGCGCGGACACCTGTGTGTCGGTCAAGTCGATCCCGGGCTCGGGCGCGACCATGACCGTCGACGTCACAGTCACCTGCAAGTCGGTGCTCAAGGACGGCAAGGAGCACTTCAAGGACCTCAAGGACCTCCACAAGGAGCACAAGGAGTTCGCCAAGGACCTCCACCCGGACAAGCACCTCCTCAAGGACGTGCACCCGGACAAGAACTTCCTCAAGGAGGCGATCAAGGACTTCAAGGAGGTCGCCAAGGAGCTCAAGGAGGGCGGCTTCGAGGGCTGGCCGCCCGACAACTGGAAGCGCGGCGGTGGCGGATGGCGGCAGGGTGGCGGCGGAGGGCTCGCCGCAGCGGGCGGCGCCTCGGTCGAGGATCGGCTGAGTGCGCTCGAGCTGGCCGTGTTCGGCGCCCCAACGGACCCTGGGTCCGGGTCCGGATCCGACCAGCCTGCGGAGATGTTCATCGACTCCACGCTGCGTCCGGACCTCATGGGTGCGAGCGGCGGCCAGCCGTACTCACCCGCCCTGGAGCAGCGGATGGCCGGCGGCGATGCCGCAGCCAAGCGCGAGTTCGACACCCAGCCGGGATGA
- a CDS encoding ATP-binding protein produces MSAAAAGTPVEPAVDRLPAGRGREDPRLAAWRDILAGAATAALRAYRAAWSTDDLDDASRATAGVGVLDRQLAARSVRGRTFHDALPSEGTLAAIAAAAGLCAGDEALLAAAWWTAVDPQLAVAFGCLHDDARRRWATPASVRLSLAPLGVDVPVVVGEASPLVRYGLLDPAPGPAHPLTLTAASADLLVRPVRVDVTTRPVAPRLSTVATRLADLVAAGGRVLARCAADDDREALRDAVAGRLGMPVATSPRSPGLSSLLLTLGRELPAMLLGVGESPPDGCVLALGPADAISPPGWHLVDVPAPALTAAEHEWRTALRTAGIRVAQADLTAYASRLPLGERGIAEVVARAVAAARARGGQPDGDDIAAALRGQPRHDPAGLARQVPATTRLADLVLSAGTREGLDEVVAHARWSAAAHEALHLEGVRGRAVVALFHGPSGSGKTAAAEAVAAAVDRDLWVVDLAKVVSKWLGDTQRNLDAVLGAAATAGVVLLFDEADGLFGKRGEVTDARDRYANLEIDHLLQRIELHTGVVVLTSNRPAALDEAFARRIRLSVRFDLPDHRDREELWRRILPGRLLAADTDTAWAAREELSGAAIRAAALSATVLATADGSAVTAAHLETAVRRELEKTRRHLTARTVPRGQ; encoded by the coding sequence GTGAGCGCGGCCGCCGCAGGGACCCCGGTCGAACCAGCCGTCGACCGGCTGCCTGCCGGACGGGGGCGGGAGGACCCGCGGCTGGCCGCCTGGCGGGACATCCTCGCGGGCGCGGCGACCGCGGCCCTGCGCGCCTACCGTGCCGCCTGGTCGACGGACGACCTCGACGACGCGTCCCGAGCCACCGCCGGCGTGGGAGTGCTCGATCGGCAGCTGGCAGCGCGGAGCGTGCGGGGCCGGACGTTCCACGACGCACTGCCGTCCGAGGGCACCCTCGCCGCGATCGCGGCCGCAGCCGGGCTCTGCGCCGGGGACGAGGCCCTGCTCGCGGCCGCGTGGTGGACTGCCGTCGACCCCCAGCTCGCCGTCGCGTTCGGCTGCCTCCACGACGATGCGCGCCGCAGGTGGGCCACCCCAGCCAGCGTCCGGCTCAGCCTGGCCCCGCTTGGCGTCGACGTGCCCGTCGTCGTCGGCGAGGCCTCACCGCTGGTCCGGTACGGGCTGCTCGACCCCGCCCCGGGACCCGCGCATCCCCTGACCCTCACCGCCGCCTCGGCCGACCTGCTCGTCCGTCCCGTCCGGGTCGATGTGACGACCAGACCCGTTGCCCCTCGCCTGAGCACGGTCGCCACCCGGCTCGCCGACCTCGTCGCGGCGGGGGGTCGCGTCCTGGCACGCTGTGCCGCCGACGACGACCGTGAAGCCCTGCGTGACGCGGTGGCGGGTCGGCTCGGTATGCCGGTCGCGACGAGCCCCCGGTCCCCCGGCCTGAGCTCGCTGCTCCTCACCCTCGGGCGCGAGCTTCCCGCCATGCTGCTCGGCGTCGGCGAGAGCCCGCCGGACGGCTGCGTCCTCGCCCTCGGGCCGGCGGACGCGATATCGCCGCCCGGCTGGCACCTGGTCGACGTGCCGGCCCCGGCCCTCACGGCAGCGGAGCACGAGTGGCGGACTGCGTTGCGAACAGCCGGGATCCGCGTCGCTCAAGCCGACCTCACGGCATACGCGAGCCGGCTCCCGTTGGGCGAGCGCGGGATCGCCGAGGTCGTGGCCCGAGCGGTCGCCGCCGCCCGGGCCCGCGGTGGCCAGCCCGACGGCGACGACATCGCGGCTGCGCTGCGCGGCCAACCCCGACACGATCCGGCCGGGCTGGCCCGACAGGTGCCGGCCACGACGCGGCTGGCCGACCTCGTCCTGTCGGCTGGCACCCGCGAGGGGCTCGACGAGGTCGTCGCCCATGCGCGCTGGTCGGCCGCCGCCCACGAGGCGCTGCACCTCGAGGGGGTTCGGGGGCGCGCCGTGGTCGCGCTGTTCCACGGACCGTCCGGGAGCGGCAAGACGGCCGCGGCCGAGGCCGTCGCGGCAGCGGTCGACCGCGACCTGTGGGTCGTCGACCTCGCCAAGGTCGTCAGCAAGTGGCTCGGTGACACCCAGCGCAACCTCGACGCCGTGCTCGGCGCGGCCGCTACCGCAGGCGTCGTGCTCCTGTTCGACGAGGCCGATGGCCTGTTCGGCAAGCGTGGCGAGGTCACCGACGCCCGCGACCGGTACGCCAACCTCGAGATCGACCACCTGCTCCAGCGGATCGAGCTGCACACGGGGGTCGTCGTCCTCACCAGCAACCGGCCCGCCGCGCTGGACGAGGCCTTCGCCCGGCGGATCCGGCTCAGCGTCCGGTTCGACCTGCCCGACCACCGTGACCGCGAGGAGCTGTGGCGTCGGATCCTGCCCGGGCGACTGCTGGCGGCCGACACGGACACCGCGTGGGCCGCGCGTGAGGAGCTGTCCGGGGCGGCGATCCGGGCCGCCGCACTGTCCGCGACGGTACTCGCGACAGCCGACGGGTCGGCGGTCACCGCAGCCCACCTGGAGACCGCTGTCCGGCGCGAGCTCGAGAAGACCCGGCGCCACCTCACGGCGAGGACGGTGCCTCGTGGCCAGTGA
- a CDS encoding contractile injection system protein, VgrG/Pvc8 family, with amino-acid sequence MPETRTSITVNGSPLGPHDLDLVQTLSLEETLGAQDKVSITVQLVTSDRSAWTSSLDPLVAPATPFHVTLTRGSDVVEVEARSVSASWQIAPGGTSTLTVEGMDRSVELDRQDVQRLWQDTNDAAIAETIFTEHGLAPQVDSTPSGADSDTYSPQQSATDWAFLKGLAGRNGFDLHVESVGGVVTGVFRKVDVTATAQATLALGYGPLGGGATASVQLLAGQEVHVTRTVPGTSDTDVASDNGQGHAMGTRSLGGVTLVRTNTAGAVSVLDAQSTATAMAERSAFGATLNVTLTSADSPLIRARRTVTVAGLGEALDGLWLVRSVRHTVTPGGHSQALGLIRNALGNPAEAGAGGGLAGAVGAVGAAVGVSL; translated from the coding sequence ATGCCTGAGACCCGCACCTCGATCACCGTCAACGGTTCCCCCCTCGGGCCGCATGACCTCGACCTCGTCCAGACGCTCAGCCTCGAGGAGACTCTCGGGGCGCAGGACAAGGTGAGCATCACCGTCCAGCTGGTCACGAGCGACCGCAGCGCGTGGACCTCGTCCCTCGACCCGCTCGTCGCGCCGGCCACGCCGTTCCACGTCACCCTGACCCGGGGCAGTGACGTCGTCGAGGTGGAGGCCCGCAGCGTGAGCGCCAGCTGGCAGATCGCTCCGGGCGGGACCTCGACCCTCACGGTCGAGGGCATGGACCGCAGCGTCGAGCTGGACCGCCAGGACGTCCAACGGCTCTGGCAGGACACCAACGACGCGGCGATCGCCGAGACGATCTTCACCGAGCACGGCCTTGCCCCCCAGGTCGACAGCACGCCGAGCGGCGCCGACTCCGACACCTACTCCCCGCAGCAGAGCGCGACGGACTGGGCCTTCCTCAAGGGGCTGGCCGGTCGCAACGGCTTCGACCTGCACGTCGAGTCGGTGGGTGGCGTGGTGACCGGGGTCTTCCGCAAGGTGGACGTCACGGCAACCGCCCAGGCCACGCTCGCCCTGGGCTACGGACCGCTCGGGGGCGGCGCGACCGCCTCGGTCCAGCTGCTCGCCGGCCAGGAGGTGCACGTGACGAGGACCGTGCCCGGAACCAGCGACACGGACGTCGCCAGTGACAACGGGCAAGGACATGCGATGGGGACGCGCTCCCTCGGCGGCGTCACCCTGGTCCGCACCAACACCGCCGGAGCGGTCAGCGTGCTGGACGCGCAGTCGACGGCCACCGCCATGGCCGAGCGGAGCGCGTTCGGGGCGACCCTCAACGTGACCCTCACCTCGGCCGACTCCCCGCTCATCCGGGCCCGACGGACGGTGACGGTCGCCGGGCTGGGCGAGGCGCTCGACGGGTTGTGGCTGGTCCGGTCGGTGCGGCATACGGTCACCCCGGGTGGGCACAGCCAGGCCCTCGGCCTCATCCGCAACGCCCTGGGCAACCCCGCCGAGGCGGGCGCTGGCGGCGGTCTCGCTGGCGCCGTCGGCGCGGTCGGCGCAGCAGTTGGGGTGTCGCTGTGA
- a CDS encoding LysM domain-containing protein — protein sequence MSGRYAGQAQLAVPQDDGTTRPLSTPRVSVQPAADVVYPVRDGDRLDLLAGAALGDSTRWWVIADANPRANALDLERTGTPLAVPHA from the coding sequence ATGAGCGGCCGCTATGCCGGGCAGGCCCAGCTGGCCGTCCCGCAGGACGACGGGACGACCCGCCCGCTCTCGACCCCGCGGGTCAGCGTCCAGCCTGCTGCCGACGTCGTCTACCCGGTTCGGGACGGCGACCGGCTCGACCTCCTTGCCGGTGCAGCGCTCGGCGACTCGACCAGGTGGTGGGTCATCGCGGACGCCAACCCGCGCGCCAACGCACTCGACCTCGAACGCACCGGAACCCCCCTGGCGGTGCCGCATGCCTGA
- a CDS encoding baseplate J/gp47 family protein, translating to MTTTAYDPWTQPEEPEASPVLRPKALFAGGPVIGLRAAGCTAAGVVRTVSVWLYADPQPGLVAAALWTLDGGPAQVAVTVVGAGTVVPAGLDVDGNPVPAHLDLPVQASGAALPGQAPYRLGIDPAGLAGLGLDLDPLRRYLPVRLRPECGEVPDCITIPPSPPPLTPPDYDTLARDYTGLRAMLVERLGALQPAYDPSPADHTITLLELMAHLGDLLAYRQDRVATEAWLGTARRRASVMRHARLVDFAVPPPISASAFVQVQVAHPDLTATDASFVVLQGDLATDAAADPDKESGAACFTVEVDGPQTVFASHGEVALHDWGEVDAVLPAGATSAVLVRPPASDGTPLATWLAPGALLGFEVVDPGPAGAQATWATRGQNWPPDDGSGAQTRMPLASHPAQVVTLTHVVAMTDPLAPALPLVRVFWDAAEALTAAVPVSVATDAGSPRVGVARLGLVAAHHGLPVDGPDALAAFDPLTGDTPDPAVTEVGDYWLTRAATAGLSCAPGGRPWQVRTRIGLPSGVPVEATRVTSLLRAPSDGFAVVVDLDDDDPPRLRFRTGALGLVPPADSDVTVRYEVGAGAAGAIAANTLTRLVRTTTPLGQPILWLDAGAGVTARNLTPGVGGDEAMGLDVVRRDAPQAYAAVPRRAVLVSDLPPFARTVPGVARAAAHRDWSGSWPVGVVAVETTTDRADPDLDTAVGQVMEAVRMAGTEVVTLPATPVGLLIALTVCLTPSTESATARLRILAALRPGQPGAVFSAEAHTLGSAVYTSAVVAAVAAVPGVDAVRVTEARRLSDPPGQNDSVLLMAPDEIAVCDDDAAAPERGRIELTIEGGR from the coding sequence GTGACGACGACGGCATACGACCCCTGGACCCAGCCGGAGGAGCCCGAGGCCAGCCCCGTCCTGCGTCCCAAGGCCCTCTTCGCGGGTGGTCCGGTGATCGGGCTTCGGGCGGCCGGGTGCACCGCAGCCGGGGTCGTGCGGACCGTCTCGGTCTGGCTGTACGCCGACCCGCAGCCCGGGCTCGTGGCCGCGGCCTTGTGGACCCTCGACGGCGGCCCGGCCCAGGTGGCCGTGACCGTGGTCGGCGCCGGCACGGTCGTTCCCGCCGGCCTCGACGTCGACGGCAACCCGGTTCCGGCCCATCTCGACCTGCCGGTCCAGGCCAGCGGTGCGGCCCTGCCGGGCCAGGCGCCGTACCGGCTCGGCATCGACCCGGCCGGCCTCGCCGGGCTGGGGCTCGACCTCGACCCGCTCCGTCGCTACCTGCCGGTGCGGCTGCGCCCCGAGTGCGGTGAGGTGCCCGACTGCATCACGATCCCGCCGAGCCCGCCGCCGCTCACCCCGCCCGACTACGACACCCTGGCCCGCGACTACACCGGCCTGCGCGCGATGCTCGTCGAGCGGCTCGGTGCGCTCCAACCGGCATACGACCCGTCGCCCGCGGACCACACGATCACCCTGCTCGAGCTGATGGCGCACCTCGGCGACCTGCTCGCCTACCGACAGGACCGGGTCGCCACCGAGGCCTGGTTGGGAACCGCACGACGGCGCGCCTCGGTGATGCGGCACGCTCGGCTCGTCGACTTCGCGGTGCCTCCGCCGATCAGTGCGTCGGCCTTCGTCCAGGTGCAGGTCGCGCATCCCGACCTCACCGCGACCGATGCCAGTTTCGTTGTCCTGCAAGGCGATCTGGCGACTGACGCCGCAGCCGACCCCGACAAGGAGAGCGGTGCCGCCTGCTTCACCGTCGAGGTCGACGGGCCGCAGACCGTCTTCGCGTCCCACGGCGAGGTCGCCCTGCACGACTGGGGCGAGGTCGACGCCGTGCTCCCCGCCGGGGCGACGAGCGCCGTACTCGTCCGGCCGCCGGCCTCGGACGGCACACCCCTCGCGACGTGGCTCGCGCCCGGGGCGCTGCTCGGGTTCGAGGTCGTCGACCCGGGGCCGGCCGGGGCCCAGGCGACGTGGGCGACCAGGGGCCAGAACTGGCCTCCGGACGACGGCAGCGGCGCACAGACGAGGATGCCGCTCGCCAGCCACCCCGCGCAGGTCGTCACGCTGACGCACGTCGTCGCGATGACCGACCCGCTCGCACCGGCCCTGCCCCTCGTCCGGGTGTTCTGGGATGCCGCCGAGGCGCTGACCGCCGCCGTGCCCGTCTCGGTGGCGACCGACGCCGGCAGCCCTCGGGTCGGGGTCGCCCGGCTGGGTCTGGTCGCCGCCCACCACGGACTCCCGGTCGACGGTCCCGACGCGCTCGCCGCGTTCGACCCGCTCACCGGCGACACCCCCGACCCCGCCGTCACGGAGGTCGGCGACTACTGGCTCACCCGCGCGGCCACCGCGGGCCTCTCCTGCGCACCGGGAGGGCGGCCCTGGCAGGTGCGCACGCGCATCGGCCTGCCGAGCGGGGTCCCGGTCGAGGCGACGCGGGTGACCAGCCTGCTGCGTGCGCCCTCAGACGGCTTCGCGGTCGTCGTCGACCTCGACGACGACGACCCGCCGCGGCTGCGCTTCCGGACGGGGGCGCTCGGGCTCGTCCCCCCTGCCGACAGCGACGTCACCGTCCGCTACGAGGTCGGGGCCGGCGCCGCCGGAGCCATCGCCGCGAACACGCTCACCCGACTGGTGCGCACGACCACGCCGCTCGGGCAGCCGATCCTCTGGCTCGACGCGGGGGCCGGCGTCACCGCCCGGAACCTCACGCCCGGGGTCGGCGGCGACGAGGCGATGGGCCTGGACGTGGTGCGGCGCGATGCGCCCCAGGCGTATGCCGCGGTGCCGCGTCGTGCGGTCCTCGTGAGCGACCTTCCGCCGTTCGCCCGCACGGTCCCGGGCGTCGCACGGGCCGCTGCGCACCGCGACTGGTCCGGGTCGTGGCCGGTCGGGGTCGTCGCCGTCGAGACGACGACCGACCGGGCCGACCCCGACCTCGACACGGCCGTGGGCCAGGTCATGGAGGCCGTCCGCATGGCCGGCACCGAGGTCGTCACCCTGCCCGCCACGCCGGTGGGCCTGCTCATCGCCCTCACCGTGTGCCTCACCCCGTCCACCGAGTCGGCGACCGCACGGCTGCGGATCCTCGCGGCGCTGCGGCCAGGGCAGCCCGGGGCGGTGTTCTCAGCCGAGGCACACACGCTCGGCTCGGCCGTCTACACCTCCGCCGTCGTCGCTGCGGTGGCGGCGGTGCCCGGTGTCGATGCGGTGCGGGTCACCGAGGCCCGCCGGCTCTCCGACCCACCCGGGCAGAACGACAGCGTCCTGCTCATGGCCCCCGACGAGATCGCCGTGTGCGACGACGACGCGGCGGCGCCCGAGCGGGGCCGGATCGAGCTCACCATCGAGGGCGGCCGGTGA
- a CDS encoding phage baseplate assembly protein V yields the protein MSPVEISDLNLSAGANDHTRYYGLFAGVVTDNNDPDSKCRIQASVPEVLTNGNTGWCLPALPYTGDGAGLAAVPPIGTQVWVQWPRGDLSAPPVWSGGTYSAGGAVQGAGPNTVILLTPGGHRLELDDDGTALTITCSQGPVITLDSSGVSIDNGQGATIVMQGPKVDVNDGALVVQ from the coding sequence GTGAGCCCCGTCGAGATCTCCGACCTCAACCTCAGCGCAGGCGCGAACGACCACACCCGCTACTACGGGCTGTTCGCGGGCGTCGTCACCGACAACAACGACCCCGACTCCAAGTGCCGGATCCAGGCGTCCGTGCCGGAGGTCCTCACCAACGGCAACACCGGCTGGTGCCTCCCGGCGCTCCCCTACACCGGCGACGGCGCCGGGCTGGCCGCCGTGCCCCCGATCGGGACCCAGGTGTGGGTCCAGTGGCCGCGCGGCGACCTGTCTGCTCCCCCGGTCTGGTCTGGCGGGACGTACAGCGCGGGCGGCGCGGTCCAGGGCGCGGGGCCCAACACGGTCATCCTGCTCACCCCCGGTGGGCACCGGCTCGAGCTCGACGACGACGGGACGGCGCTCACCATCACCTGCTCGCAGGGACCCGTCATCACGCTGGACTCGTCGGGCGTCAGCATCGACAACGGCCAGGGCGCCACGATCGTCATGCAGGGCCCCAAGGTCGACGTCAACGACGGTGCGCTGGTGGTGCAGTGA
- a CDS encoding DUF6519 domain-containing protein encodes MTGDMTSVPLRAKDRWTSARMQQGRVLLDTDWNLDLDGPARDARQLAADAIGPAGVPIGSTAFQVSLVGGALQVGAGTMWVDGLLARNPADLSYADQPQISPLPTTGTWVVYLDVFPEEVQAAEDPAELLDPALDGIDTTTRTRVGWRVRVAAAETPTCGGATFPAALSTGLLDVVRNAAPVNPDPCAPPDDPRTQLPDGLLRIEVLDAGTEATARFGWSYANGSDAVAATVAGTAVTLAPSRSVTFQPGDLAEVSTLARREDRVDHGPLFTVATVTPQAGATSSRSVPRAR; translated from the coding sequence ATGACCGGTGACATGACCAGCGTCCCGCTGCGCGCCAAGGACCGCTGGACGTCCGCGCGGATGCAGCAGGGCCGAGTCCTCCTCGACACGGACTGGAACCTCGATCTCGACGGGCCCGCCCGCGACGCGCGCCAGCTCGCGGCCGACGCCATCGGCCCGGCTGGCGTGCCGATCGGCAGCACCGCCTTCCAGGTGTCGCTCGTCGGCGGCGCCCTGCAGGTCGGCGCCGGGACCATGTGGGTCGACGGCCTCCTCGCGCGCAACCCCGCGGACCTCTCGTATGCCGACCAGCCCCAGATCTCGCCGCTGCCCACCACCGGCACGTGGGTCGTCTACCTCGACGTCTTCCCCGAGGAGGTGCAGGCGGCCGAGGACCCCGCCGAGCTGCTCGACCCAGCGCTGGACGGCATCGACACGACGACCCGCACCCGAGTCGGCTGGCGGGTGCGGGTGGCCGCTGCCGAGACGCCGACCTGCGGCGGCGCAACGTTCCCGGCGGCGCTCAGCACCGGCCTGCTCGACGTCGTCCGCAACGCGGCGCCCGTCAACCCCGACCCCTGCGCCCCACCCGACGACCCGCGGACCCAGCTGCCGGACGGGCTGCTGCGGATCGAGGTCCTCGACGCGGGGACCGAGGCGACCGCCCGCTTCGGCTGGTCCTACGCGAACGGGTCGGACGCGGTCGCGGCCACCGTCGCCGGCACCGCCGTCACGCTCGCCCCCTCGCGCTCGGTGACCTTCCAGCCCGGCGACCTGGCCGAGGTGAGCACCCTCGCCCGTCGCGAGGACCGCGTCGACCACGGACCCCTGTTCACGGTCGCCACCGTGACCCCACAGGCGGGGGCGACCTCGTCACGCTCGGTGCCGCGAGCGCGCTGA